The following coding sequences are from one Polyodon spathula isolate WHYD16114869_AA chromosome 7, ASM1765450v1, whole genome shotgun sequence window:
- the srr gene encoding L-threonine dehydratase catabolic TdcB produces MEITPGKQLTLEMLKEARDTVMNSPLGVVNTPLIPLSQTALPLDVTYNLYIKLENMQRTGSFKIRGVANQFARRPKGGHFVTMSAGNYGKSFAYASKHYGSTGKVLMPETAPTTRSSVITSFGVEVERMPTTLLLSAVERCVQEDNVTFLHSYDDVDLIAGHGSLGLEILEIIPNPDVVVLCCGGGGLLAGVAAAIKLSNCNSTRIYGVEPAGACTMYKSFIEKNPVSMDAKSIASGLAPPCAGAITFQICQQYVEEIVLVKDDEIKAAVSTLYRAGIVVEPSGAAAFAAISGNKIPDLKGKNVVVVLSGGNIGKDELSNFPD; encoded by the exons ATGGAAATAACACCTGGAAAGCAGCTTACCCTGGAGATGTTGAAGGAAGCCAGAGACACTGTGATGAATAGCCCTCTAGGAGTTGTTAACACTCCACTAATACCTCTGAGTCAAACAGCATTACCTCTGGATGTCACCTACAACCTCTATATAAAGCTGGAAAACATGCAAAGGACAG GTTCCTTTAAGATTCGGGGGGTAGCTAATCAATTTGCTAGAAGACCAAAAGGAGGACATTTTGTTACAATGTCAGCAGGAAACTATGGGAAGTcatttgcttatgcctcaaaacacTATGGTTCAACAGGGAAAGTACTGATGCCAGAAACAGCCCCTACCACAAGGTCTTCTGTAATCACT AGCTTTGGAGTCGAGGTGGAACGCATGCCAACTACGTTGTTATTGTCTGCTGTTGAGCGTTGCGTACAGGAGGATAATGTGACTTTCCTACATTCCTATGATGACGTAGATCTAATTGCTGGACATGGGag tCTTGGTCTGGAAATCCTTGAGATCATCCCTAACCCAGATGTTGTAGTCCTGTGCTGTGGTGGTGGAGGGCTACTAGCTGGTGTAGCTGCTGCCATTAAACTTTCAAACTGTAACAGCACTAGAATATACGGAGTAGAACCAGCAGGAG CCTGCACCATGTACAAAAGCTTTATTGAGAAGAATCCAGTATCTATGGATGCAAAAAGTATTGCATCAGGACTGGCTCCTCCTTGTGCAG GTGCCATCACATTTCAAATTTGCCAACAGTATGTAGAAGAAATTGTACTTGTCAAAGATGATGAAATTAAAGCTGCAGTCtccacactgtacagggctgGCATTGTTGTGGAACCATCAGGAGCAGCAGCCTTTGCCGCTATTTCTGGAAACAAGATCCCAGACCTCAAAGGGAAAAATGTAGTTGTTGTTTTAAGTGGGGGCAACATTGGTAAAGATGAATTAAGCAATTTTCCTGATTAA